A genomic window from Sulfurospirillum multivorans DSM 12446 includes:
- a CDS encoding menaquinone biosynthesis family protein, protein MKTLTVAHSPDADDIFMYYAIKFGWVSTPELRFENLALDIETLNVEALKNSYDITAISFALYPKIRSEYALLRTAVSFGEGYGPKLVKKQASKLKRNFKVALSGTHTTNALLFKIAYPEARIIYKNFLEIEQAVLDGEVDAGVLIHESILNFSDELVVERELWDIWKELCKEELPLPLGGMALRRSMPISRAIVCEDALIQAVNVAHTHQGVLSKMLLERNLVRVDQATLKKYLGLYANEHSIEMSDLQYQAIDTLFEIGFKHGFYDQSIKAREHLIPKEYDALRNS, encoded by the coding sequence TTAACCGTAGCGCATTCACCCGATGCTGATGATATTTTTATGTATTATGCCATTAAATTTGGCTGGGTGAGCACCCCTGAACTTCGCTTTGAAAACCTTGCGCTTGACATCGAAACTTTGAATGTTGAAGCCCTGAAAAACAGTTATGACATTACCGCCATTAGCTTTGCCCTTTACCCTAAAATTCGCAGTGAATACGCACTTTTGCGTACTGCGGTGAGTTTTGGAGAGGGGTATGGCCCTAAGCTTGTGAAGAAACAAGCGTCCAAACTCAAACGCAATTTTAAAGTAGCCCTCAGTGGAACCCACACGACCAATGCCCTTTTATTTAAAATCGCTTATCCTGAAGCGCGTATCATCTACAAAAACTTCTTAGAGATCGAGCAAGCGGTACTGGATGGCGAAGTGGATGCGGGAGTTTTGATTCATGAGAGTATCCTCAATTTTAGCGATGAGCTCGTGGTTGAACGAGAGCTCTGGGACATCTGGAAAGAGTTGTGCAAAGAAGAGCTTCCACTTCCTTTAGGCGGCATGGCGCTTCGTCGCTCGATGCCCATTTCGCGAGCGATTGTTTGCGAAGATGCACTCATTCAAGCCGTCAATGTCGCACATACGCACCAAGGAGTTCTTTCAAAAATGCTGCTTGAGCGAAATCTGGTTCGAGTCGATCAAGCAACGCTGAAAAAATACCTTGGACTTTATGCCAATGAACACTCCATTGAGATGAGCGATCTTCAGTACCAAGCGATTGACACACTCTTTGAAATCGGCTTTAAACATGGCTTTTACGACCAATCTATCAAGGCACGTGAGCATCTTATTCCTAAAGAATACGACGCACTGCGCAACAGCTAA
- the tsaD gene encoding tRNA (adenosine(37)-N6)-threonylcarbamoyltransferase complex transferase subunit TsaD produces MILSIESSCDDSSIAITRLKDKKLLFHKKISQDAEHAQYGGVVPELAARLHAVTLPKILEEAKSYFSQLKAIAVTNEPGLSVTLVEGVSMAKALSVALNLPLLGINHLKGHICSLFIEAETLFPLDVLLVSGGHTQLLHVTNLDEIKLLATTMDDSFGESFDKVGKMLGLPYPAGAIIESYAKKGDAKRFDFTIPLQGTSSSLLAFSYSGLKNQVRLCIEAQGNLDEQTICDICASFQRVAVAHLMQKIKKAYKERSVEHFGVVGGASANLYLRGELEAFCASKKAKLHTAKMEFCSDNAAMIGRCAVEAYQKGAFVAVADLKVRSSSKDIFY; encoded by the coding sequence ATGATTTTAAGCATTGAAAGCAGCTGCGATGATAGCTCGATTGCGATCACGCGCCTTAAAGACAAAAAACTTCTTTTTCATAAAAAAATCTCCCAAGATGCGGAACATGCTCAGTATGGTGGCGTGGTTCCTGAACTGGCTGCCCGTCTACACGCGGTGACATTGCCCAAGATACTGGAAGAGGCAAAATCCTATTTTTCACAGCTTAAAGCGATTGCGGTAACGAATGAGCCAGGGCTTTCGGTGACACTGGTTGAGGGTGTGAGTATGGCAAAAGCGCTCAGTGTGGCGCTGAATCTTCCGCTTTTGGGTATCAATCATCTCAAAGGGCATATCTGCTCTTTGTTTATTGAGGCTGAAACGCTTTTCCCTCTCGATGTTTTACTGGTTTCGGGCGGACACACACAGCTTTTACATGTAACGAATTTGGACGAGATAAAGCTCCTTGCCACAACGATGGATGATAGCTTTGGTGAAAGTTTTGACAAAGTGGGAAAAATGCTCGGACTGCCTTATCCTGCGGGAGCGATTATCGAAAGCTATGCTAAAAAAGGCGATGCAAAGCGGTTTGATTTTACGATTCCGCTGCAAGGTACCTCTTCCTCACTGCTGGCGTTTAGCTATTCGGGGCTTAAAAACCAAGTGAGGCTCTGCATTGAAGCACAAGGGAATCTTGATGAGCAAACCATCTGCGACATTTGCGCTTCGTTTCAACGAGTAGCGGTTGCACACCTCATGCAAAAGATCAAAAAAGCGTACAAAGAGCGCTCTGTGGAACATTTTGGAGTCGTAGGTGGAGCAAGTGCCAATCTGTACTTGCGAGGTGAACTCGAAGCTTTTTGCGCCTCCAAAAAAGCCAAATTGCACACGGCTAAAATGGAGTTTTGCTCCGACAATGCCGCCATGATCGGACGCTGCGCGGTAGAAGCGTACCAAAAAGGCGCTTTTGTCGCTGTCGCTGATTTAAAAGTACGCAGTTCATCGAAAGATATTTTTTATTAG
- a CDS encoding SAM-dependent methyltransferase, with the protein MQAFWNAKFQTKNLIYGEAPNNFIKENADLFLNLKTVMCLGEGEGRNAIFLADKGLEVEALDISDIALLKLRRRAKESYIFVKTRHTLLEYWEPDQLYDAVVCTYLHLPKENQNMLFEKSLEALAPHGYFVAELFSESQIHFESGGPKNIALLYDLNDILDIAKTLPCKILKLSQEVIVLNEGDKHVGRASVIRIILQKLDHSPIVP; encoded by the coding sequence ATGCAAGCATTTTGGAATGCCAAGTTTCAAACAAAAAATCTCATTTATGGGGAAGCACCCAACAACTTTATCAAAGAAAATGCAGACCTTTTTTTAAATCTCAAAACCGTGATGTGTCTGGGCGAAGGGGAAGGACGCAATGCCATCTTTCTTGCCGACAAGGGACTTGAAGTCGAAGCCCTTGATATTTCCGATATAGCCTTGCTTAAACTGCGCAGACGGGCGAAAGAGAGTTATATTTTTGTTAAAACGCGCCACACGCTGTTGGAGTATTGGGAGCCAGATCAACTCTATGATGCCGTGGTGTGTACCTACCTTCATCTGCCCAAAGAGAACCAAAACATGCTGTTTGAAAAATCACTCGAAGCGCTGGCTCCGCATGGCTATTTTGTTGCGGAACTGTTCAGTGAGAGTCAGATTCATTTTGAAAGTGGCGGGCCTAAAAATATCGCACTCCTGTATGATCTCAACGATATTTTAGATATCGCAAAAACGCTTCCGTGCAAAATTCTCAAACTCTCCCAAGAGGTCATCGTCTTAAACGAAGGTGACAAACATGTCGGACGGGCGAGTGTGATTCGCATTATTTTGCAAAAGCTCGATCACTCTCCAATCGTTCCATAA
- a CDS encoding metallophosphoesterase, whose protein sequence is MFRLSFAFAAIAVLSLINFYSYKRFLKRLDIFCKIQGVIKWLMVLMTLCEIFYFAVLRLDNLDPILYLLFSAMIGVSFMLFCVAIVYDLFHIPYAKIPHDYSRRLFIKMVFDVTMLILAFSYIAKGFINGMKAPRIKEVDVFINGLASELSIVQITDLHIGKTLGKAFMDDVVKQINTLDADIVVITGDLVDMPVGQIGDKLDSLSSIESRLGVYYVPGNHEYFYGVNAIMDHVRSLGVHVLSNRSIVINHTINLAGVMDMMGKRFDFEPPDLAKALLHVKPELPTILLAHQPKFVNEINDEKIDLILSGHTHGGQIFPFGLLVLLDQPYLSGLYQHSKQTQIFVSNGAGYWGPAVRILAPSEIIKLTLKVKKA, encoded by the coding sequence ATGTTTCGCCTCTCGTTCGCATTTGCCGCCATCGCGGTGCTTTCCCTCATTAATTTTTACAGTTACAAGCGCTTTTTAAAGCGCTTGGACATTTTTTGCAAGATTCAAGGCGTGATCAAATGGCTGATGGTTCTTATGACGCTGTGCGAAATTTTTTACTTTGCCGTCTTGCGTTTGGACAATCTTGATCCGATTTTGTACCTGCTCTTTTCCGCGATGATCGGTGTTTCGTTTATGCTCTTTTGTGTGGCGATTGTGTACGATCTATTTCATATTCCTTATGCGAAAATCCCTCATGACTACTCCAGGCGGCTGTTTATCAAGATGGTTTTTGATGTTACGATGCTTATTTTGGCGTTTTCGTATATCGCCAAAGGGTTTATTAATGGCATGAAAGCGCCTCGCATTAAAGAGGTCGATGTTTTTATTAACGGGTTAGCATCGGAGTTGAGTATTGTGCAGATCACCGATTTGCACATTGGCAAAACCCTTGGCAAAGCGTTTATGGATGACGTGGTGAAGCAGATCAATACACTGGATGCTGATATTGTCGTGATTACAGGCGATTTAGTCGACATGCCCGTGGGTCAAATTGGCGATAAACTCGACTCCCTAAGTTCCATCGAAAGTCGTTTAGGCGTGTACTATGTGCCGGGGAATCATGAATATTTTTACGGGGTCAACGCGATTATGGATCATGTTCGCTCTTTGGGCGTGCACGTGCTCTCCAACCGCTCCATCGTCATTAACCACACGATCAACCTTGCCGGTGTCATGGATATGATGGGCAAACGTTTCGATTTTGAGCCACCCGATCTTGCCAAAGCGCTTTTACATGTAAAGCCAGAATTGCCGACGATTTTGCTTGCCCATCAACCAAAATTTGTTAACGAGATCAACGATGAAAAGATCGATCTCATCCTAAGCGGGCATACGCATGGTGGGCAGATTTTCCCGTTTGGACTGTTAGTGCTTTTAGATCAGCCTTACCTCAGTGGGCTGTATCAGCATTCCAAACAGACCCAAATTTTTGTCAGCAATGGGGCGGGTTATTGGGGACCAGCGGTGCGTATTTTAGCTCCGAGTGAAATCATCAAACTTACTCTCAAAGTCAAAAAAGCATGA
- a CDS encoding alanine/glycine:cation symporter family protein, translated as MEMIEKWVATLSGIVWGAPMLVLLVGTGIYLTIILKGMQFWALPHALKLIFHKEHDGEGEISHFAALMTALAATVGIGNIVGVATAITLGGPGAVFWMWMTGLVGMATKYSEAVLAVKYRQKGHHHGFKGGPMYYLTYGLNMPKLGMAFAIFTAIAAFGIGNMTQANAVAQILYTEMAIPTWITGVVLLTLTAVVILGGIKSIGNFTSFLVPFMILVYVSVSLVILAMNFDKLGDAFSLIFYHAFNPIAAGGGFVGATMAAAIRYGVARGVFSNESGLGSAPIAAAAAKTNDPVRQALVSMTQTFIDTLVVCTMTALIILISPFWQQGVSPSALTMQSFQLYLGSFGGAVVILSTVLFAYSTILGWSYYGEKAFEYIFGERFIRLYRVLFIAGVMVGSMLKLEFVWNFSDLTNGLMAIPNLIALLLLSKVISAESKRYFESLK; from the coding sequence ATGGAGATGATTGAAAAATGGGTAGCAACCCTTTCAGGCATTGTTTGGGGTGCTCCTATGTTGGTTTTGTTGGTTGGTACGGGAATTTACTTGACGATTATTTTAAAAGGGATGCAGTTTTGGGCATTGCCGCATGCGTTAAAGCTTATTTTTCACAAAGAGCATGATGGCGAGGGTGAAATCAGTCACTTTGCTGCACTCATGACTGCTCTTGCGGCAACGGTTGGCATTGGTAACATTGTGGGTGTTGCAACCGCGATTACGCTTGGCGGCCCTGGGGCTGTTTTTTGGATGTGGATGACAGGGCTTGTGGGTATGGCAACGAAATACTCTGAGGCGGTTTTAGCGGTAAAATACCGTCAAAAGGGTCATCATCACGGCTTTAAGGGTGGACCGATGTACTACCTTACCTATGGTCTTAATATGCCAAAATTGGGTATGGCATTTGCTATTTTTACCGCCATTGCGGCATTTGGTATTGGCAATATGACCCAAGCCAATGCGGTTGCGCAAATTTTATACACGGAAATGGCTATTCCAACATGGATTACGGGTGTGGTTCTGCTTACGTTAACCGCAGTGGTTATTTTAGGTGGCATTAAGTCGATTGGTAACTTTACCTCTTTTCTGGTACCGTTTATGATCTTAGTGTATGTCTCTGTCTCTTTGGTAATTTTAGCGATGAATTTTGATAAATTAGGGGATGCCTTTAGCCTTATCTTTTACCATGCGTTCAATCCTATTGCCGCAGGTGGTGGATTTGTAGGTGCTACGATGGCAGCAGCGATTCGCTATGGTGTGGCGCGTGGTGTCTTCTCCAACGAATCAGGACTTGGATCTGCTCCTATTGCAGCAGCGGCGGCTAAAACGAACGATCCTGTGCGTCAAGCATTGGTCAGCATGACTCAAACGTTTATTGATACGTTGGTTGTTTGTACGATGACAGCACTGATTATCTTGATCTCTCCCTTTTGGCAACAAGGGGTAAGTCCGAGTGCCCTTACCATGCAGAGTTTTCAGCTCTATCTTGGCTCTTTTGGTGGGGCTGTGGTGATTCTCTCAACCGTACTGTTTGCCTATTCAACGATTTTGGGTTGGAGTTATTACGGTGAAAAAGCATTTGAATATATTTTTGGTGAGCGTTTCATCCGCTTATATCGTGTTTTATTTATCGCAGGCGTCATGGTCGGCTCGATGCTGAAACTCGAATTTGTATGGAATTTTTCAGACCTCACCAATGGTTTGATGGCGATTCCTAACCTCATAGCGCTTCTGCTGCTCTCCAAAGTCATTTCGGCTGAGAGTAAGCGCTATTTTGAGAGCCTCAAGTAA
- a CDS encoding UDP-N-acetylmuramate dehydrogenase: MTKTVNFSTFSSIKIGPIVDVLLLDSLSPLPSNYRLIGGANNLLVSPTPPLLAMLDKCFDFIRLDKNVLHVGGATPSGKMLSFAKKHDLTGFELMQKLPGTLGGMIAMNAGLKEWEIFNTLIAIRTEQGWIPKSQIDYGYRFAKIEGIVYEATFTCKEGFDENLLAMFKQMRDNQPKEASAGSCFKNPVGNFAGKLIEEAGFKGKRVGAMMFSPVHANFLVNCGGGTYEQAIELIASVKKEVFKRFGVKLEEEIIIL, from the coding sequence ATGACAAAAACCGTTAATTTTTCGACCTTCTCCAGCATCAAAATTGGCCCGATCGTCGATGTTTTACTGCTAGATTCTCTGTCACCTCTGCCCTCAAACTACCGTCTGATTGGAGGCGCAAACAACCTTCTTGTAAGCCCAACACCACCGCTTCTTGCGATGCTGGATAAGTGTTTTGACTTCATTCGTTTGGACAAAAATGTTTTACATGTAGGCGGTGCAACACCGAGTGGAAAGATGCTCTCTTTTGCTAAAAAGCACGATCTTACAGGCTTCGAGCTGATGCAAAAACTCCCAGGAACGCTTGGAGGCATGATCGCGATGAACGCAGGACTCAAAGAGTGGGAAATTTTTAACACCCTTATTGCGATTCGAACCGAACAGGGATGGATCCCAAAATCACAGATAGACTATGGTTACCGCTTTGCTAAAATAGAGGGCATTGTGTATGAAGCAACCTTTACATGTAAAGAAGGTTTTGATGAAAATCTACTCGCGATGTTCAAACAAATGCGCGACAATCAACCCAAAGAGGCAAGTGCAGGAAGCTGTTTTAAAAACCCTGTGGGCAATTTCGCAGGTAAACTCATTGAAGAGGCTGGCTTTAAAGGCAAACGCGTAGGCGCTATGATGTTTAGCCCTGTACACGCCAACTTTTTGGTCAATTGTGGAGGCGGAACCTACGAGCAAGCGATAGAACTAATCGCATCGGTGAAAAAAGAGGTTTTCAAGCGCTTTGGCGTGAAACTGGAAGAAGAGATTATCATCCTCTAG
- the fliQ gene encoding flagellar biosynthesis protein FliQ, whose product MEAKLIGLGVETFKIALLLSMPMLLAGLVAGLAISIFQAVTQINESTLSFVPKILITIVVAILTMPWMMNMMIEFTTRIIDMIPSFIF is encoded by the coding sequence ATGGAAGCAAAGCTTATCGGTCTTGGCGTTGAAACGTTTAAAATAGCCCTTCTTCTCTCCATGCCGATGCTTCTTGCGGGTTTGGTGGCAGGTCTAGCGATTAGTATTTTTCAAGCCGTAACGCAAATCAACGAATCAACCCTGAGCTTTGTGCCCAAAATTCTTATCACCATTGTGGTCGCCATTTTGACAATGCCGTGGATGATGAACATGATGATCGAGTTTACCACTCGCATTATTGATATGATCCCTTCGTTTATCTTTTAA
- a CDS encoding M15 family metallopeptidase has translation MIRRDFLGVMGATLIGSLAQADELKHPDIWIKNEHKAVFESVIQKLDKVEHTVGYANFNLISFDETLKIAKNFPKIGAFTPTEIAYMEEIFYTDPVIYGFYGKRTIEHLSDTIQEKDVIKIDGTGHYVYRDISQELLLRLMKDIGPTLVLTSGVRSVVKQLSLHLEKIKNENGNITMASRSLVPPGFSYHSVGDFDVGKRGWGHQNFTANFARTEEFWNLQKLSYVSTRYTIGNGDGVRFEPWHVKIV, from the coding sequence ATGATACGAAGAGACTTTTTAGGAGTGATGGGCGCAACGCTTATCGGGAGTTTAGCACAAGCCGATGAGCTGAAACATCCTGATATTTGGATTAAAAATGAACACAAAGCCGTCTTTGAATCTGTCATTCAAAAACTGGATAAGGTAGAACATACCGTTGGATATGCAAACTTCAATCTAATCTCCTTTGATGAAACCCTAAAAATCGCTAAAAATTTCCCTAAAATTGGTGCCTTCACGCCTACTGAAATTGCCTATATGGAAGAGATTTTTTACACCGACCCTGTGATCTATGGCTTTTACGGGAAGCGGACGATTGAGCATTTAAGCGATACGATCCAAGAAAAAGATGTGATCAAGATAGATGGTACAGGGCATTATGTTTACCGTGACATCTCCCAAGAGCTTTTACTTCGTTTGATGAAAGATATTGGACCGACCCTTGTTTTAACCTCGGGTGTGCGCAGTGTGGTCAAACAGCTGAGCCTCCATCTCGAAAAAATAAAAAATGAAAATGGCAACATCACTATGGCATCGCGCTCGCTCGTGCCTCCAGGATTTTCATACCACTCTGTGGGTGATTTTGATGTGGGTAAACGTGGTTGGGGACATCAAAATTTTACAGCAAATTTCGCACGTACCGAGGAGTTTTGGAATCTGCAAAAACTCTCCTATGTCTCAACACGCTACACCATTGGCAATGGCGATGGCGTCAGGTTTGAGCCGTGGCACGTGAAGATTGTGTAG
- a CDS encoding putative bifunctional diguanylate cyclase/phosphodiesterase: MRKELEEENKKQKKLLIHQVEHDTLTGLPNRNLLQDRLTQSIKKASRDNKVLGVMFVDVDKFKSVNDSLGHDAGDMLLKTIAGRMQSSVRETDTVARLSGDEFIVLLDGCKDVSDIFIAIKKLVGAFQEPFFLGNESFKITMSIGVSVYPNDGETASKLLKNADIAMYKAKSKGRNRYVFFDQEMNEETNEHLEVEKSLNKALANDEFVIFYQPQINLQTDKIVGFEALIRWNHPTRGLTAPGYFIHIAEESELIVEIGNWVIKEVMRQIKAWYDMGLDPGKTAINIAGKQLESAGLVAFMIQSLRESGCKPEWIEMEIVERFIMKDTSKSIALLKRFRELGVDISIDDFGTGHSSLAYLKQLPITKLKIDQSFVQNLEESGADRAIARTIIELGRGLGLKVLAEGVETKGQKEFIYSSGCELMQGYLFSKPIPAHDVELLLKNQAHML; this comes from the coding sequence ATGCGTAAAGAGCTTGAGGAAGAGAATAAAAAGCAGAAAAAACTCTTAATTCATCAAGTAGAACACGATACGCTCACTGGGCTTCCCAACCGCAATCTTCTGCAAGACAGACTCACCCAGTCGATCAAAAAAGCGAGTCGTGATAACAAAGTGTTAGGCGTGATGTTTGTGGATGTCGATAAATTTAAAAGTGTCAATGACTCCTTGGGACATGACGCGGGCGATATGCTTTTAAAAACGATTGCAGGACGGATGCAGAGCAGTGTGCGTGAGACCGATACGGTAGCGCGTCTGAGTGGGGATGAGTTTATCGTCTTGCTCGATGGCTGTAAAGATGTGAGCGATATTTTTATTGCGATTAAAAAACTGGTTGGTGCCTTTCAAGAGCCCTTTTTTCTAGGGAATGAGAGCTTTAAAATCACGATGAGTATTGGGGTGAGTGTGTACCCAAATGACGGTGAAACGGCGAGCAAACTGCTTAAAAATGCCGATATTGCCATGTATAAAGCCAAATCAAAAGGGCGCAATCGCTACGTCTTTTTTGACCAAGAGATGAACGAAGAGACCAATGAACATCTGGAAGTGGAAAAAAGTTTAAATAAAGCACTTGCCAATGATGAATTTGTTATTTTTTATCAACCGCAGATTAACCTTCAGACCGATAAAATTGTGGGATTTGAAGCGTTGATACGGTGGAATCATCCGACCAGAGGCCTTACCGCACCAGGGTATTTTATTCACATTGCTGAAGAGAGCGAACTGATCGTTGAGATTGGTAATTGGGTCATCAAAGAGGTCATGCGCCAAATTAAAGCATGGTATGACATGGGCCTTGATCCTGGTAAAACGGCGATCAATATCGCAGGAAAACAGCTCGAATCTGCGGGGTTAGTCGCGTTTATGATTCAAAGTTTACGGGAGAGCGGCTGTAAGCCTGAATGGATTGAGATGGAGATTGTGGAGCGGTTTATTATGAAAGATACCTCCAAATCCATCGCCCTTTTAAAGCGTTTTCGAGAACTGGGCGTAGACATTTCCATCGACGATTTTGGAACAGGGCACTCCTCTTTGGCGTACCTGAAGCAACTTCCGATCACAAAGCTTAAAATTGACCAAAGTTTTGTGCAAAATCTCGAAGAGAGTGGGGCAGATCGCGCGATTGCACGCACCATCATTGAACTTGGCCGTGGGCTTGGGCTTAAGGTGCTTGCAGAAGGTGTGGAGACGAAAGGGCAAAAAGAGTTTATTTACAGCAGTGGGTGTGAATTGATGCAAGGGTATCTCTTTAGCAAACCCATACCTGCGCACGATGTGGAGCTCTTATTGAAAAATCAAGCGCACATGTTATAA
- a CDS encoding cache domain-containing protein translates to MLSLKKQNITKWIVFLPAFAILLTFSITLVIVITAERAEYQKSLDNTRIAYVKRSKAQAQERIDKLIEYINENEKFIMREARDEIKNIVNLSYQIINDIYTENPNLPREQILQKIKNKLRDTRFFSDLSGYYVVFGLDGTCVMHGANKELEGKNFLDEQDENGRFFIKEGIERLKAEEAFSLVYPWKNPRDTNVRNKIGYVRKFSPLNIYVASGRYEDEVRERIKKETQKLLLNTKYGEYGYIFAYDYDGYTISHGDHSLVGKNRLDVVINGHSVIKDIVEGGKRNLEGFFMTYVASYHPTAEDRSKISFIRPIPSFRWVIGTGAYLFEENNALLEQEQLLRAKMQSTIINMLAVSLIIMLLVMGIMFFISTKLRSVLSRYENHLLLSNKQIREQKLVFETLYQKSADGIWLLKEGIFVDCNEAIIRMFKASDKKELINVTLSDLSPEFQPDDQSSYEKALWMNALASQQGVHKFEWQARACDGALFWISVMMTTIRMDKGII, encoded by the coding sequence TTGCTGAGCTTAAAGAAACAAAATATTACCAAATGGATTGTTTTTTTGCCAGCGTTTGCCATTTTGCTGACTTTCTCGATTACGTTGGTTATTGTGATCACCGCAGAGCGCGCGGAGTACCAAAAATCCCTTGATAACACACGCATTGCTTATGTGAAACGTTCCAAAGCGCAAGCGCAAGAGCGTATTGATAAACTCATAGAATATATCAATGAAAATGAGAAATTTATCATGCGTGAAGCCAGAGACGAGATCAAAAATATTGTTAATCTTTCGTATCAAATTATCAATGATATTTATACCGAAAACCCTAATCTCCCCCGTGAACAGATCTTGCAAAAAATCAAAAATAAACTTCGAGATACACGCTTTTTTAGCGATCTAAGTGGGTATTATGTGGTTTTTGGGTTGGATGGAACGTGTGTCATGCACGGTGCCAATAAAGAGTTAGAGGGTAAAAATTTTCTTGATGAGCAAGATGAGAACGGTCGATTTTTTATCAAAGAGGGGATTGAGCGGCTTAAAGCAGAAGAGGCTTTCTCTTTAGTTTACCCTTGGAAAAACCCTCGAGATACAAACGTACGCAATAAAATAGGCTATGTACGAAAGTTTTCTCCTTTAAACATCTATGTCGCCAGTGGTCGGTATGAAGATGAAGTGCGAGAGCGCATTAAAAAAGAGACCCAAAAACTGCTGTTAAATACCAAGTATGGCGAATACGGTTACATCTTTGCCTACGATTACGATGGGTACACGATCTCCCATGGTGATCACTCGTTGGTGGGGAAAAATAGACTCGATGTCGTGATCAATGGGCATTCTGTGATCAAAGATATTGTCGAAGGGGGTAAGCGAAATCTTGAGGGCTTTTTCATGACCTATGTCGCTTCGTATCATCCCACGGCAGAGGATCGCAGCAAGATCTCTTTTATTCGCCCCATTCCAAGTTTTAGATGGGTAATTGGAACCGGTGCCTATCTTTTTGAGGAGAACAATGCCCTTTTAGAGCAAGAACAATTGCTGCGCGCTAAAATGCAATCCACCATCATCAATATGCTAGCCGTTTCCCTTATCATTATGCTTTTAGTGATGGGCATTATGTTTTTTATCTCAACGAAGCTTCGATCGGTTTTATCTCGCTACGAAAATCATCTTTTGCTGAGCAATAAACAGATTCGTGAGCAAAAATTGGTGTTTGAAACGCTGTATCAAAAGTCTGCCGATGGTATTTGGTTACTCAAAGAAGGTATTTTTGTTGATTGTAACGAAGCCATCATACGCATGTTTAAAGCCAGCGATAAAAAAGAGCTCATCAATGTAACCCTCTCCGACCTCTCTCCTGAATTTCAACCCGATGATCAAAGTTCGTATGAAAAAGCGCTCTGGATGAATGCGTTAGCATCGCAACAAGGGGTGCATAAGTTTGAGTGGCAAGCAAGGGCGTGTGATGGAGCGCTGTTTTGGATCAGTGTGATGATGACAACGATTCGCATGGATAAAGGCATCATCTAG